The genomic stretch AGACCGGTGTGGTGCTGTTTGTGGAAGAACGCATCCTTGTCTttaatcctggacaactcctATATGATTAGATATGTTGGCCCACGTATCAATTCTGTGTccgatttttttctttcttgacttttttttatttgtcacatTTTAAATTGGAGAACttgcacttttttttccccccgctAAAAAGTAACTCTGCCCACTCACACCCACTTGGCTTATACAACTAATGGAGTGGTGCACaggatgtatacagtatatttttgtaGCAAAGATTTAGTAAATAGTGCACGTAGTACACTGCCTTAAGACTACCTACGCACTTTGCGGATTAAGCTTGtttttttcagtgcagattctcTTGCGGAaaaagtgcagtgtaatacagtaccaacaAAATGTATCAGATAAGACAAATCctatgtacactttgctttttatcTTCTATGAAGAAATTAACCTGCTGTGCAGATTTTGAAACCCTcagcatgtcaattctttgtacgatatttcacccttttcaatggaaggctaAGATCTGGAGCAAAATCGCATCAAATCTGCAAGCAACACATACAGATTGTAATTCAGATTTGGTGCAGAAACGTTTCCTTCTCAAAATCAGTTCCAAAAACCGCCTCAAAACAGcggctcattcatttcaatgggaagcagcacttgACATTTTTTCCATTTGGCAGGGAATCCACATGGAAAAAACGTAATCCGCACTGTGTGCAGGCACCCTAATTCCACTAAAATTGTGCCAAAAAGTGGCGTACAGACGTTGATAGATACAGAAGCCATTAATATcgggtgtttttttgtttttgttttgtttttgcaaaaCACCATACGGCAGTGCTGAGTTTGTTATTATTTCATAAAATGacctaattttcatatatttgttATATATGTTTTGTAGGGGGGTTAGAGTGATTGGGTCCAGTTTAGGAAAATGCACGTCACATGACTCTTTACAAATTTGGCATATGTTGACCAATCAAGCAGAAAATCTAATCTGTGCACTTTCCGCCATTCTGACATAATTCCCTTAATATTTTGAAATTAACGCATCATAGGCATAATTATGTCTCTACTGACCTGAACTGACGGCCTCATAGACCTGTGATTGAGACAAAATAAGGTCGTAAAACTGACCTTAAATGCCCATTTTCATGCCACTTTTCAAATCTGACAAATAAGACGCTTCACttcggtgattttttttttgggcgcggTTTACACCAAAACCTACATACATTCTATTCTCTTTACAGATGAAAGGAGATCCCGTTGGGACCGCTGGGGGCTGTCACGTAGCAAGAAGGACAAGATGGCTTCCCAGCCAAGTATTCCAGCCAGCTTGACAAGTGAAGACGGAAACATAGTAGGAAGGCAATACATACGCAATGAATCAGGTAGGGGACCTAGACTTTTCCATCACTTTTGTATTTAAAATGTTTCCTTTTCTTTACTTTTATTCATATTCTACAAAACAGGAGGAATAAACATTTTCAGAAATCCCTGTATGTTACCATAAGCATGCACCGGCACCCAGTATCAGATTTAGGCCTCGTCCACGTTTACGTTCTGTTTTTCACATGCGTGTCTGTTCACATATCAGGATTTTTTTAATGAccgtgggtcagtgaaaaaatcacagagacatgcacCTCTTTGGTCCGTGAGGCagacattgaagtctatgggtctataGTGCCTTCGTCCGTCGAAAACACACgtcggggtagcgccatcctggttgtcCACACAGAACCTTTGGGTAAAGTTCCTTGCAGCGGGACCCAGTCTTTCATGCAAAGGGAAGACTTATTACTTTTATCCCGGGCACTACTTTATTGCTATTCTTTAATGAATTAATGAGGCTAAATATTAATAATACacaccggattcccaaaaagttgggacactaaacaaattgtgaataaaaactgaatgcaatgatgtggagatggcaaatgtcaatattttatttgtaatagaacgtagatgacagatcaaacgtttaatccgagtaaatgtatcattttaaaggaaaaatacattgattcaaattttcacggtgtcaacaaatccccaaaaagttgggacaagtagcaataagaggctggaaaaagttttgagcataacgaagagctggaagaccaattaacactaattaggtcaattggcaacatgattgggtataaaaagagcttctcagagcggcagtgtctctcagaagccaagatgggtagaggatcaccaattcccacaatgttgcgcagaaagatagtggagcaatatcagaaaggtgttacccagcgaaacattgcaaagactttgcatctatcatcatcaactgtgcataacatcatccgaagattcagagaatctggaacaatctctgtgcgtaagggtcaaggccgtaaaaccatactggatgcccgtgatctccaggcccttaaacgacactgcaccacaaacaggaatgctactgtaaaggaaatcacagaatgggctcaggaatacttccagaatccattgtcagtgaacacaatccaccgcgccatccgccgctgccagctgaaactctacagtgcaaagaagaagccatttctaagcaagatccacaagctcaggcgttttcactgggccaggggtcatttacaatggagtgtggcaaaatggaagactgttctgtggtcagacgagtcaggttctagaacaacatctactcccatccagacgtcatctctttcagggaagaccctgcatttttcaacaagataatgccagaccacattctgcatcaatcaaaacatcatggctgcgtaggagaaggatccgggtactgaaatggccggtctgcagtccagatctgtcacctatagagaacatttggcgcatcataaagaggaaggtgcaacaaagaaggcccaagacgatggaacagttagaggcctgtattagacaagaatgggagagcattcctatttctaaacctgagaaactggtctcctcggtccccagacgtctgttgagtgttgtaagaagaaggggagatgccacacagtggtgaaaatggccttgtcccaactttttggggatttgttgacaccatgaaattctgattcaacatattttccccttaaaatggtacattttctcagtttaaactttttttccgtgatttatgttctattctgaataaaatattagaagtttgcacctccacatcattgcattcagtttttattcacgatttgtatagtgtcccaactttttgggaatccggtttgtatgttgtAAATTCTTATATAGAAAAAAAGGACCAAAGATGGCCCAATGGTGAGAGCGGGGGTAAGTGCCCACTCAAGAAAACCATGGGCCCCCTGTAGAAATGACTCGGTACCAGCTCCCGAGTATAACAAGTAAACAAACAGAAAACGGAGCTCACACATTACcgttataaaatatatgtaatttttattgtaacatgattaaaatatatataataagccGTTAAAAATGAAGGAGAGTGACAGAAAAAACGCCATCCGACCCccggacgaaggcacgccgaaacgcgcgtcggggcagCGCCATCCTGGTTGGTACAGCACACTGTCACCATTAGGTGAGTCTCTGCCTTTTATTTCTATTGGCATGGGGTAAAGTTCACCTCTTCTACCTGGTGATCACTGTGATTTTGCACTTTTGCATATGCATGTGGTTTTTTATATCTTAGCCATGTGGCCAACGTTATTGAGACTCATCCTGTATATTCTTTATATGCATAATATATTGTATACATTACATTTGGATACGCTTGTTACCTTCTTTGACACGTGTGCAGCGCCAGGATGGCGTTTTTTCTGTCACTCTCCTTAATTTTTAACGGcttgttatatatattttaatcaatgTTACAATAAAAATGACATATGTTTTATAACGGTAATGTGTGAGCTCCGTTTTCTGTTTGTTTACTTGTTATACTCGGGAGCTGGTACCGAGTCAATTGTAGTGGTGGCCCATGGTTTTGTTGGGTGGGTACTTACCTCCACTCTTACCATTGGGTCATCTTTGGTCCTTTTTTTCTATGTAGGAACTTACAACATATTATTAATATTTAGCCTGTGTAATGACCAGGACGGTGTGTTTCTTTCTGCTACCTTTCCTTTTTAAGTGACATTGTCGTTTTACATTTCTGcgatttaataaaatataatattttttactgGTACTCTGTGAGCTCCATTTTTTGTAGGTTTCGTTACCACTGATCTAGGGTAATAGGAATAAGTTAGTTTTAACAGGTACATCACCATCACCACTGGGAGCATTGGCAGATAAAGAACTCACAATACACTATGGAggcaataaaataaattatttatttggGCCCATACAGATGATCAGGTATCTGAGATTAAATCACACTTTAATACTCTTCTCCctcctctccttctccttctccttccacGCTGTCAGTGCCGACCTCCTCATAATCCTTCTCCAGGGCGGCCATGTCCTCCCGAGCCTCAGAGAACTCTCCTTCCTCCATACCCTCACCCACATACCAGTGCACAAAGGCACGCTTGGCATACATCAGGTCAAACTTGTGGTCCAGGCGAGCCCAGGCCTCGGCAATGGCGGTGGTGTTACTCAACATGCACACTGCCCGCTGCACCTTGGCCAGGTCTCCACCGGGAACCACAGTTGGTGGTTGGTAATTGATACCAACTTTGAACCCTGTTGGGCACCAGTCCACAAACTGGATGGTGCGCTTGGTCTTGATGGTGGCAATAGCAGCATTGACATCCTTGGGGACAACATCACCTCGATATAGCATACAGCAGGCCATGTATTTGCCATGTCTGGGGTCACATTTAACCAGCTGGTTGGCTGGCTCGAAGCAAGCGTTGGTGATCTCAGCCACAGAGAGTTGCTCATGGTAAGCTTTCTCTGCAGAGATGACAGGGGCATAGGTGGCCAGTGGGAAGTGGATACGGGGGTAGGGCACCAGGTTGGTCTGGAACTCTGTCAAGTCCACATTCAGAGCACCATCAAACCTGAGAGAGGCTGTGATGGAGGACACGATCTGGCCAATCAGACGATTCAGGTTGGTGTAGGTTGGGCGCTCAATGTCCAGGTTCCTGCGGCAGATGTCATAGATGGCCTCATTGTCCACCATGAAGGCACAGTCTGAGTGCTCCAGGGTGGTGTGGGTGGTGAGGATGGAGTTATATGGTTCAACCACTGCTGTGGAGATCTGCGGGGCAGGGTAGATAGCGAACTCTAGCTTGGATTTCTTGCCATAGTCAACAGAGAGACGTTCCATCAAGAGGGAGGTGAAGCCTGATCCAGTGCCACCACCGAAACTGTGGAAGATGAGGAAGCCCTGGAGACCTGTGCACTGGTCAGCCTAATGGAAGAGAGGAACAAAAGAAAGTTAGTAAATTAACAATAATCAGATGGAAATATGAAGCCAGGGTCTAAAGTTTCACCCCATGGTGCTGCCCGTAGCAATTAGACTATAGTAGCATTTCTAGAAAGTTGATGATAAAAATAAGACCCTGACTTCTAAAAGGTCAGCTGTGTTGATGAGTAGGCTTGTCAGAATACATGAAGATCTCAATAAACTCACCAGCTTGCGGACCCTGTCCAGCACCAGGTCAATGATCTCCTTGCCAATGGTGTAATGACCACGGGCATAGTTATTGGCGGCGTCCTCCTTGCCGGTGATGAGCTGCTCTGGGTGGAACAGTTGTCTGTAGGTTCCAGTTCTCACCTCATCTGTAGGAGAGAAATAACAGAGGTTTCTATGTGAGATCCAGAACCATCCGTCCCACTCATCTCCCCAGATCACTGATGTCTCTTCTATCCCATCGTCATAGACAATCAGATCTGATGTACTCACCGATCACAGTGGGCTCCAGGTCCACAAACACAGCGCGGGGGACATGTTTACCAGCCCCCGTCTCACTGAAGAAGGTGTTGAAGGAATCGTCTCCTCCACCGATGGTCTTGTCACTGGGCATCTGCCCATCCGGCTGGATGCCATGTTCCAGgcagtacaactcccagcaggcattGCCAATCTGGACTCCAGCCTGGCCAACGTGGACTGAGATGCATTCCCTCTGTATGGGGGGAAAGGGGGATATGATGAGGGTTATATTTCTATGACAAGGTGTTTCTTACTATAGGCTGGAAGGTTAGTACATACCGACACACAGGATAGGACAGTATAGACTGACACAGGCAGACACACTGCACATAGGGCAGTACTAACTAATatagacacacactatatacatatatataagacAGCACAGACTGATGCAGTTACACACTAGGACGGTATACAATGATATAGTCATACATCACATGAAGAGGACGGTACAGGCCATGTCTGATATATAGTACATTGGTAGGGCAGTGTAGACTGACACACTCATACACTGACTAGATAAGCATCTTGTACTAATATATACGGAGAAAAAGCCCCATACACACGAGAATGATGTATAATGGCAGCCGAATGGTAAACGGATACAGATACACAGACGAGATCTAACAGATGAGATTGTATAGATGAAATCCGATGGATGAGATTGGGCGGTGACACATATAATACATGGGATCTTATAGCCGAGACTATATCATATACAGCACATATAGATTGGGCACTCACCATGATTTCGGCTGTAGATCTCCTGTCTCCAATGAGTTAGGTCTTGGGATGTGGAGTAGTTCTGTCCTCTCTCCGCTCTCCCCTCTCTATATATAGGAGTCACTGCCCAGAGAGTCCTTAGTAACAGAAGGCGGTGACCCCCTCCCCCCCGAGCCCTGCCCTGTGTATAACACAATCCAAGACAACACAACTGTTACTAGGTACAATGCTGCACAATGTGACCCCCAGGGCAGGGAGCTGGGAGTCAAAACACAAGAAGAGAATGGAGGGAGACAGAGAGGGAAACCCTGATAGAGCTAGAAGAACGACGGAGGGAAGCAGTGGGGGTGGGGTTCATATATCTCAGGGTTTAACATCTATCCTTCCGGTTGAAATGCGGAAGAAGAAGACTCCCTCCCCTCCATTGTTCTTGCGATTTCTTTTCTGCACCATCTGCCGCGCAGTATAATCTTTATTCCACCGGTTTGCGGTGATACCAGAGATGTGAACTATTTGACTTTTATTCCATAAATTATATTGTTATAGAAATCTGTTTCTTTTTTTCGTTGTCTTTTTCACAACTTGCAGCTTTTGATATAAAATACACTTGTATACCGTATATATCATGACTGGCAGTGAAagagttagggctcatacacTACTTCTCTGCGGTGTCGACAGTCgaatgcggatcacggaccccatttAAGCGAATGGGTCCTGTCTCTGCACACGGTGGCCTGTACGCTTGGTGCCTGTGCGTTGGGGGCCGTAATTTTTGGTacgcagcacgggcccggccggCACATGTTCattaacccttaggcctcatgcacacgaccgttgtgtgcatccgttgttccgttttctgtgattttctgcggacccattgactttcaatgggcctGTAGAAAAcgcggaaaatgcaccgtttgtcatccgcgtccgtgatccgtgtttcctgtctgtcaaaaaaatatgacctgtcctatttttttgacggacaacggttcgcggacccattcaagtcaatgggtccgtgaaaaaacacggaggcacacaagattgtcatccgcgtccgtgatctgtgtccgtttttttcctatcattttcaaggcaaacttgacttcgattttttttcatttttctggtctggtgatcctctaaaaatcaaggaagacaaaCGGAACAAAAaatggacatggatcacggaacaacggaaccccgttttgcggaccgtgaaaaaatactgtcgtgtgcatgaggccttactctgattCTAAAAAGGGTCTAGAAAAAGGGGAGCAGCTACGAGGCGTAAAACCCTCTAAATTCACTAAGAACGTGCACCATTTCTATGGTACAAAATACATATGTAAAAAATGTTGGTCCTGAGGtggagtaaggctacatgcacacgaccgtggcattttttgcgaatctgcaaaaaacggaagccgcccgtgtgccttccgcaatttatggaacggaacaggcagcccattgtagaaatgcctattcttctccgcaaaacggacaagaataggacatgctatattttttttgcggggccacggaacggagcaacgaatgctgacagcacacggagttctgtccgcatcttttgcagccccattgaagtgaatgggtccgcacccgagccgcaaaaacggcggctcggatgcggacccaaacaacggccatgtgcatgaggcctaaaggaaagAAAACAAACATGTCTGCGCCAATAAATTTGAGTCATAGATAGATTCCTCCGTTGACTCAGCATGTGTAAATTACGTGAGGCCTCGAATCCTACCCCCTAACCCCCCCCGCTCAGTTTGAATTTTGGATTCTGCATTTTAATTGATTCTGACCCCCAGGGCGGGAGGCTGGGAGTCAAAACACAAGGACAGGATGGAGGGAGACAGAGAGGGAAAACCAAAGAGGGAAACTTGGGACTAAGGAGGGAATGAAGTCTGGACAGTTATCATTGTTTTCATTGTATCATTTTATGCGGCGCAAATTTATCAAAATGATACATTTTATGCGACCTGGAAGACACATTTCTTCATATGACCTCATGACTGGCGTACA from Bufo gargarizans isolate SCDJY-AF-19 chromosome 8, ASM1485885v1, whole genome shotgun sequence encodes the following:
- the LOC122944911 gene encoding tubulin alpha-1A chain-like translates to MRECISVHVGQAGVQIGNACWELYCLEHGIQPDGQMPSDKTIGGGDDSFNTFFSETGAGKHVPRAVFVDLEPTVIDEVRTGTYRQLFHPEQLITGKEDAANNYARGHYTIGKEIIDLVLDRVRKLADQCTGLQGFLIFHSFGGGTGSGFTSLLMERLSVDYGKKSKLEFAIYPAPQISTAVVEPYNSILTTHTTLEHSDCAFMVDNEAIYDICRRNLDIERPTYTNLNRLIGQIVSSITASLRFDGALNVDLTEFQTNLVPYPRIHFPLATYAPVISAEKAYHEQLSVAEITNACFEPANQLVKCDPRHGKYMACCMLYRGDVVPKDVNAAIATIKTKRTIQFVDWCPTGFKVGINYQPPTVVPGGDLAKVQRAVCMLSNTTAIAEAWARLDHKFDLMYAKRAFVHWYVGEGMEEGEFSEAREDMAALEKDYEEVGTDSVEGEGEGEEGEEY